Proteins encoded by one window of Acidimicrobiales bacterium:
- a CDS encoding TetR family transcriptional regulator has translation MGESETMTLRERNKARARADIADTALRLFHDRGFEGVTVDEIVRAAGVSRRTFFRYFETKEDALLADYPELNTRLTETLEGSDSDEAMLAIRDGMHEMAKWYIDRSDAVLARSKVIRDTPINLAARNLEFLTQWEQAIANAVARQIGSDASDLLPRTAAAMIVAAFRAALTQWVRSSCGRSLHDLIDEALDLIEDGLHAPLSTRR, from the coding sequence ATGGGGGAATCCGAGACCATGACCCTCCGTGAACGCAACAAGGCGCGGGCCCGCGCAGATATAGCGGACACCGCCCTCCGGCTGTTCCACGACCGGGGATTCGAGGGGGTGACCGTCGATGAGATCGTCAGGGCGGCCGGGGTCTCGAGGCGGACGTTCTTCCGTTACTTCGAAACTAAGGAGGACGCTCTCCTTGCCGACTATCCCGAGCTGAACACCCGGCTCACCGAGACCCTCGAGGGCAGCGACTCGGACGAGGCGATGCTGGCCATCCGGGACGGCATGCACGAGATGGCGAAGTGGTACATAGACCGCTCAGACGCGGTGCTTGCGCGTTCCAAGGTGATCCGGGACACGCCGATCAACCTGGCGGCGCGGAATCTCGAGTTCCTGACCCAGTGGGAGCAGGCGATCGCCAACGCCGTCGCGAGACAAATCGGATCGGATGCAAGTGACCTGCTGCCGCGCACGGCGGCGGCGATGATCGTCGCCGCCTTCCGTGCCGCGCTGACTCAGTGGGTGCGTTCGTCGTGCGGCCGCAGCCTCCACGATCTGATCGATGAGGCGCTCGACCTGATCGAGGACGGCCTGCACGCTCCGCTA